caatcttttgatatttcttttaataataatgtgattgttatttcgaagaatggtttcaaaatttgtcaaGCACAACATACAAACAGATTGCATatgcaaggaaacaaaagacaaaaagtttcaaatgatgatggcacatatctttggcatcttagactttaTCATATAGGTCTttataggataaaccggttaacaaaagatggacctttgagagagcTAAGAGGAGTTGGAACTCTTctagtttgtgaatcttgtctagaaggcaaaatgatcaAACATCCTTTCTCGAagaaaggcaatagagctaaagaatCTTTGaagcttgtacacagcgatgtctgtggtccaaccaatgtacaagcaagaggtgggtatgagtacttcgtcaaTTTTATTGACAATTACTTTAGATAatgtcatacttacttaatgcttaggaaatgttaaacctttggtaagtttcaagaactgAAAGTTGAGGCTAGGgagcaattaggtaagactcttaagacactttgatctgatcgaggtggagaatatttggatttagaattcaaagatttcttgctggaacATGGTATTCTATCCTAACTCACAACACTAGGAATGCCACAAAAAattggtgtttctgaaagaagaagcAGGAATTTTTTAGACATGGTCATGTCTATGTTAaactactcttcacttcctctctcattctggggatattcACTTCAAACAgcaacttacattttgaatgtagttcccaCTAAGACAATAAGCAAAACGTTACTGGAacggaaacaaacctagtttgcaccatttctgcaTGTGAGGCGGTCCTGcgcatgttcttagacctaaatcagggaaacttgattcaaggtctgaagtatgcatttttgtgggctacgctCCAGAGACAAGAggtggttacttctatagtcccaatgatcaaaaggtatttgtttccacaaatgcaaccttccttgaacacgactatatgaataactataaacctcagagcaaggtagttttggaggaactcacagctgataagattccatcaccatcatcttcatcattaaatggtAAACGAAAAACCGAGGAAACCACTATTTCTAAAAAGGAAACcccggtgcaacgtcgtagtgggaggattgtgagacaacttgttcactacgaacatgaggcacatgtccttgtttccaatacagacaaggatgatccattaacttTCAAAGTGGCAATagatgatcctaaaaaggagaaatggTAAGAAttcatgaaccaagaaatggaatctatgtattccaattatgtctaGGAACTTGTAGATCTACCTAAAGATGTCAgccccattgggtgcaaatggatatacaagaagaaaagaggtgcaGATTAGAAAGTGGAGACCTTCAatgcaaggctagtagccaaaggctacactcaCAGAGtatgtgttgattatgaagaaatattttctcttgtggccatgcttaaattcattcacatcctcttatccatagctccCACATATtactatgagatatggcaaatggatgtcaagacagcctttctaaatggctatcttgatgaagtatctatatgatacaaccataagggttcatcaagaatggggaagatcaaaaggtgtgtaagttgctgaaatccatttatggattaaagcaagaatctagatcttggaatatcacctttgatgaaacaattaaaacatattgCTTCAAAAAGAATGTCGGCAAAGCATTTGTATACAAATACCTCAAAGGAAAAGTGGTTGTTTTCCTAGTTGTTTGcgttgatgacatttttctcaATGGGAACAATGTAGAAACATTGTCGAACGTGAAGAAGTGGTGAgccaaaaagttccaaatgaaagatttgggtgaggcgagctatgttctgggaatccaaatcctaagggataggaagaacaagctcttggcactttcttaggctaattatatagatacagtgcttgaaagattctctatggagaattctaaGAAAGGTTAGTTACCGACCAAacatggaattactctctccaaggaacGGTGTCCTAAAACACCCcaagaggaagaggatatgagaaagtatgtctatgcttcagtagttgggagtctaatgtatgcaatgttgtgtactaggctcaACATATGATATGCAGTATGGATTGTGAGTTGTTATCAATTAAATCCTTGTTTGGAacattggattgcagtaaagcaaattctcaagtatcttaggagaacgagagactatatgcttgTATACTCAGGGGTGAGTTGAACCCTACTAgatacactaattctgatttccaatcagagaAAGATAGTTGTAAGTCGATGTCTGGGTTAGTGTTCACTCTCGGTGGAAGAGCAATGGTCTGGaggagtattaaacaatccagcatagcagattcaaccatggaagtcgaatacatagcggcttgtgaagcaactaaggatGCGGTTTAGTTAAGAAATTTCTACAAGGATTTGGAAATATTtatagatatggataagccactaatcctatatTGTGGCAACAGTGGAGCTGTAGCTAActccaaggaaccaagaagccacaagagaggaaagcatatagaaaggaaataccatctggttagagagattgtgcactaAGGTGATGTGACCATTATAAAGATAGTGTCAGAATAAAACCTGGCTAACCTgcttaccaagacacttcctgcaaactcgtttatgggtcatgcatgcaacatgggattaagggagatgcctcacttgctttgaggacaagtgagagattgttaggattaatgccctaaaagcatgtaaagacattttattgaattaaataaatgaaaatttttatcatattttaatattataattattgtttgaattaattatatgataatattaagaaaatttattattcattcgtgagaatgtgatcttgtattagaaCGAGAGatttaagatcatatataaggaacaaaatagtcagtaacatattaacaTGTGGAATCTTTAATAAATAGTTACTAGTAtgatttgctaagcatacgagatgtaactaatctagattcagattactaacgtggatagacatcttagtaaaggtgttgtatataataaatattatatatgacatgaccgataagaattaattatctttataaacttgtcgtttgacataaagatttgattcttatcataatagattatcatttgtagatcagtctaaatcttgagtattcatgaactcatgtttgtgtttattggagtttgattcactcattaaggtttcttagtataatcgggctaatgaattttgttttggatatTAAATGTCATAAATGGCTGGGAATATGAATTTCAATAATGGAATGCAAaatttcctaatggatcgaatattggttcccttaagggttaattctggaacttaatagttattgagcGCAAATCTATagtatgattatagattaattattcgctagtgaattaatggtacttaaggatcaagaggtaattagaagggtaatatggtaattttgaccaCCTCTAATTaccgaaccaataaatggaggacataattaCATttgttgattatatcaatggactaaaAGATATTTCGCCAATAAATAGGTCATCCACTTTCTGTTTATTTTGGAACCAGGACGAGGTTGGCTATCCATGTCGGATATTTCCCTCCTTAATGAATCAACATTTTAAGAGGCGATCTACCTCTTCCTCTTGGGCTTCTCCTCTTTCCTTCCCCAATAGCCTTCTCTTCTGTCCAAATTCagtgtgtgcatgatcacactagGACTAATTCCTACCATGTCGCCATGTGACCACGCAAAGACATCGATTTTATTTCTTAAGAACTCGATCATATCCCTTTTGTGTTCAATGCTGAGATTTTTTCCAATATTTACGACCTTCGAAGTTGTTTCCTAGCTAAGAATTACCTCTTCTAGCTTCTCCatggcttggagctcggatcGATCTTCACCTATCCTTGGTAATTTCTTCTTGTGGGCAGCCTCGTCTTCTGCCACTTGAGGTTCTTCTTTCCCCTCGACGACCATCATCGCCCAAGGTTCCTCAGTTTCCTCAATTATCACCATGGCCTACTGCCCGAGTTACGACCTTCCCGTCATGAAAATGCTATAACATTAACTGGTAGCGAGTTGGTCCCCCCTTACTGTGCATATCTAGTGGGCGAAGGGAACTTCATAGCTAAGTGGCACATagatgttatggcttcgaatgtcATCAAGGCcagtcggcccaaaatggcattatAGGCAGTCAGATAATCAATTATGATGAACTCGAGCATCTTTGCTACAACTCGTGTTTCATCACCAATGGTTACAACGAGCTCAATCGTTATGATGGCTGCCATTATTTCCCCTAAAAACCCATATAGATTCGTGGAGAACACCTTTGGGTCAACTACTGATAGCCCCATCTTCTCTAGAGTGGACCTGAATAACACATtaacagagcttccattatcgatcAAGATCATTCAAACTCTCCGGTTTGCAAGCTGAATGGTAATGATAAGCAGGTCATTATGAGGTAATTGGATATGGATACTATTTTCATCCATAAAAATGATGTGTTTCATGCAAATTTTTTATTGCTTTGACAATCGCTGCTCTGGAGTGAACACTGCACCATTATGAGTTTTTATCTCCTGGATATACCTTTTCTAAGCCCCACTGCTTTTGCCAGCCAAGTGAGGTCCGCCAGCGAACGGGCTATATCTGTCCCCTCGATAGGAGCAGGGATGAGTTGGTTTTCCGAAGCTGGAAGAGCTGGTGGTGGATTGACTTGATTTCCCAGAGCTGGTTGTGTATTCTACACAACTGGCTGATTGCGAGCTACCCAATTTCAGGCATACTATGCTAACATTCCAACTAAGATGAGGGTCTCGATCTCTTCTTTTAATTGATGTCAATTGTCAATGTTTTGGCCTATGTCATCATGGTAGTGACAAAACTTGGTCGGGTCTCTCTTTGCTCGTTGATTCCTCGtgggctctggctttttccacgGAAGGCGAGCAATATGCGCTAGGTATATATTTTCCCGTGTAGTCTTCAAGTCGATATATGCCCGACATTATTTTTCTTGGACCCTACCTAATCTCCTTCATTGTTCCTCTTATTATTGTTTCCCGGATGGTTATTATGGGTAGCAGGCTGAGCCGTGGCTGTAGGATTTTTTACCATTCAATTGGGTTGAGTGGGAATTTGACTGGTTCCGTCCATTATGGATTCGACCTCCTCAAGGTTTATCCATTTTTGAGCTCAAGCCAGGAACTCGTCAGTATTCTTCATTACTTTTGGAGTTCTTTCCATAATTCACCTCCCACATTGATTCCTGACCGCATCCATAAGCTTAGCACTGTCATCAGTGTCTTTAGCCCGAGCTGCTATGTTGGTGAACTATTTTATATAAGTCTTGAGAGACTCACCCAGTTGTTGATTTATATTAGCCAAGGAATTGGCCTCCACCCGTACTTATTTTGCAGCTCGGAACTGCTTTTTAAACTTTGTCGACAACTGTTGCCAGGAGGTGATTAAATGCTTTTTAAATTTGCTAAACCACAGTTTGGTTGGTCCTGTCCGCATAGCTGGGAACAGGGTGCAACACATGTCGATGTTGACATTGTGGGCTGTCATCAGAGTATTCAATATCCCAATGTGGTTTGACGCGTCGTTTGTTCCGTCGTGTTCGACATCTTGAAACCTATTGGATACGGAGCTGCAACAATGTGAGGAGCGAAAGGCTCGACCTCCTCGTCGGAATCACAATTTTCCTGATTTCTCTCAGACAGAAGACACTTCATTTTCTCCTCCATCATGGCAAGCCgctcaagggttggatccttcaTTATCAGGTCGTTTGGGAGTTGACCATTAGCTCCCATCCTGGGATATGCATTATTTGAGTTCTCGTCCccccaagcttgagcttggttaattggggcattcccattatcacgcaTTACTGAAGGATTTTCCCTAGTGTGATTATAACTCAGATCGTTGTTGCGAGCTTGCTGTCCTCGTTGGGCGTTTATTTGATCGTGAAAATCAAATAGATGGTTATAGCGAAAACTCTGAGCTAAGTTTAATTGACTTCTTAGATCGGTCTCTTGCCTTTGAGAGTGCATATTGCAAAGATTATCTGACCATCTCGCATGACGGCTCTTCGTCTAATAGCTTCCTTCAGCAAAGCTCATCATTTACTGGTGAGGTTGCGGAGCCTAGTCATTCACATGAACTCGTATTCTCGTATCCCGAGATTTTGAAACACAGCTAACTTCTCTATGGGCAGAGTTTCTTCGGTTGTCTCTACGAGCTGATACATTCCCCTGCGCTCGCGGGGGTGTTGGGTGACGAATTGGTGATGGAAGGTCCTTACTGGCAAAGCAATTCGCCAACCATCACGGCGCAACAATCTAGGTTTCCCTTCGTCCACTCCTATGTCTTGGACTGGGGGTAATGTCTCCTCATTTCTTTGCACTTGACCACTCGGACAGACTGGTGCTGAAGGATTTGGTTCGGTATGTCTGGAAGTAGTCCCTGCTAGCCCCGTCTTATTAGGTTGAGCTCTGGAAATATGAGATGCCTGCTCATTCCTATGATTGTGAGCGGGTTGGTTATTCCTGGGTATCCTCTATGATGACATGAAGCTCGGGGTTGCAGTCCGAACAGAACGACTTATATTAGAACGATTACGCCTGTTGGACCTAGTCATGTGGGACCCACTTGTTCTCCTTCCAATATTATTGTTGGTTACAGGAAGGGGTAATCGAAACATGATTTCGTCAATATGCTTGTTGGCATGGGTGAGGTGGCTCCTCAGTTGAGTATTCTCCAGTTCTACCACACCTATATAATCtgggttgtggtggtggtggtgcgaTGATGAGCTGCCAATGTCGTGGTGGTCGTCGTCTTGGATTtggggttgttttccaggacgacGATGTATAGAAGTGCCCTCTCCAGCAGAGCTTACTGCACGAAACTCTCCATGGTCTCCAAGCCTCTCCGACTCATTGTCGCGTATTGATCATGTTACCCCCATTTTGATTGGAagaaaattccttgaaaaatatcaacAATCGTAAtcgatctctcaatgaaagcaccaatatgttgacgcgatttttttccaacagtagattaagaaatctgaaaTAGATGATTAGACTTTTTTATGAAATTGTAAATAAAGATGTTTTATGTGGTTTAGTGATTAAAATTCACCTGATCCACAAAGTTTTTGCATACATAATTTTGTCCCTTTTACTATCCATTCCCCCTTTATTTATATGGATTCGATTGATAGTTTTGGGTAATAGTTCAATATTTGGTAACTTATATGAATGGGTACCTTCCCAATCATAAACAAATTCCTTAAATACATTGATTGCTCGAGATTGCATATTTATCATGCAAGGATTGCAATACATTAATTATGTATATAAGGTCTCTGAGTATGTTGGCATTCAAGCTTGTGCGCTTTATGAGACTACCACGATCCAAATGCATCCCTCGAGCTGAAAGTTGTAAGTTACGACGATCTAACCTAAGAGGCTCGTAGCCCGATGAAGGAGATCTAGGAATGATTTCATTCGACCTTTGTTACACCTATTTGGCACGATCTGGGGAGCCTCTTGATAGCTAACCTTAGTTGATGTAAACTTGATCTATTCATCCTGGAGCTGGTACATTGTCAAAAGGGCTTAGTAATCTTCATTTATTGCTTGGCAACTATACCTCGTACAAGACAATTGAGCTTGTATTTTTTAGGTACAACAATCTCAACAAAACTAAATTTATACCCAAAATTATTGAAAAATCAACCTGAAAAACTATCAAACACAATTTttagttaaatatatatatataccaagatatagtaaaaataaactaaaaatatacccaacatatacaaaaaataaactAAGACTATACTTAATTATAAATTAACAAGACATCAACTCAAACTACACTTGAGAAAAACTAATTATgtacccaaaataaactaaaaaaacaaaaacaatatacTATGAATTTCTCGGTAATAaactaaaatatttataaaagtcaACTATAAAAAAAACCAAAAGTGTAACagaaaaatatactaaaaataaaCTTAGAAACAAAACTTTTATTATATATAACTTAGACTACTTTATATTTTGGAATATTTACACGCCAGGTTGTTTTCAaactttatttacaaaaatcacatAGAAAATTTGATTTACAAATatatcttgccacatcatcaaaataTACCTAAATTCAAAAATAATACTACCAATTTCGTTGGTCAAATTGTTCTATTTTTTTAGCTTTTCAAAAGTACATTTTAGTTGATTACGATATCAATTCGTTATTATTTCATAAAAAGCTTTATTTTTATATCAAATTATTTCAAATACATTTTAGTTACCTCTAAAACCTATTTGTTAAAATGAGATTTCCCCTCTTTTCCACCCGACTCTATATATCTTAAGATATATATTGGTCACTTTTAAAAAATTGACTTTACTTTTAGGTTGTATTTTAGTGtattattatttaagatatttttatgcTATTGAAACTTATTTGtagaaaattagttattttaaaataCTGATTAGTTACCTTAAAAAATATGACtttatttttaggttatattatgatGTCATATTATTTAAAAGACTAAATTATGTATTTCCAATTATAATTTAAAAGTAATTTCTAAATTTCTTTTCTGATAAGTTAAAATTTTACAATTTTACTAATAAGTTATATGGTAACTTGTTATATTGTGTGGCAACTCCTTAGTTTGCGAAATAGACttgaaggtagatgaaaaatATCTTAAATTATAAAATACCATAATATAACTTTGACCAATACAATGACAAATTTTATATGACAAATATAGTATGTTGTACCAACGAAGAAGATGATGCCAACGAAGCTTTATGTCTAGCTATTACTTTGTCGAATAGGCGTCGTAAAAATATAAAAGTTTTTGTTACACTGTAAAACTTACAATGCTATGACAATTATAGTATTATGTAAATTTCTCATAATACAGCCTAATTCTAACTAACAGTCCAGTCCAATCTAATCTCGCATACCAAACAGTCCCTTAGGGGTTGAACATGTGTCAATGATCAGGTTGGACATAGAGACGCAGGTTATCAAGTAGACTAGAGAGGTAGATCGAGATTGCACTTGTTCCCAAGACCTAGTGCAAACAGTTGTCGGGTGTGTAGACAGCCATAAGTCAACTCGTCTCACTTTGAAGCCGAAGAGGCCACCTCGATGTAGACACTAATATGAGAAATCTTCATAGTAGAGGACAGAGGTGCCAGGTCTTTGACTAGAGCCTTTTGAACTCAGTGAATCTCTGACTAGAGGATTGGTAACTAGTTAGGCCCGACCTAATATTGTCAATTCTCAAACGGGTCTACAGGGGGCTCAAGCTCTTCACTCTACCCGAGGCCCAAGTTAATTGGTGGGAGAATCACCCAAACGTTGTATCCTATCAAAGATTTATCAGCTATTAATTCGTTCATCATGTTTCAACTTTCAATGGTTTAtcaattttaaaaatgaaaatGATTGACCATATTAGAAACATAAATGGACCTTTCATACAAATAGCCAATAAATTATTGTCCATTCTCCTAGAGGCTCTCTCTCTTAATTCTGCTAATACATTATCATATGGACATGTCCAAGTTTAAATCATCAGATACAACTTTGACATAGAAACATCATCTAAAAGCTTAATTAAATGAGTGAACAACTTTGGTAAACTTCTGCGATCCAACTGAGAAGAACAAACTATTTTGACATTTCGATTCATTGTCATTGTATACATGTTGAGATTGAGTTTGAAGTTATCATACCTACAATGTAAAATACTAGTTTTGCCATCCTTTCAAAATTTGCAAAAACAGAAAAGGAATTAGGCCACAAAATTGCAGCTAACCTAAGATGGATTTCAAATCTGAACGccaattaatattaataaataagcaGCAGAGTAAGACGCCATGAGTATTTCAGGCATGGTCATTGCCCGGAATCGTCAGCCAAGACAGACATTCGGGTCCTCTTCATCAGAGTCAAATTCAGCCTGCAAGAAGAAGATAACAAGCATATCCAATTTAGTTGCTAGTGAATATGTAATGTTcacttgatcatcataagctcaAACGATAAGACTCACAAAGTTCATAATAGGAAACTCACACTCTCATCTTTGTACCACTTCCCATGACAATCTCGTTTCCACCCAGCAGCCGTAAACTTGAGCTCTCTCTCTTTGCGCTCTCGGTAATCTAAACACCACTGTTCCACAGCCTCTTTAGACGCTAGTGCTGCATTAGGAAATGAGCTAACACCAATATCCAAATGAGAATCGCTAGTAGTTTCAACAGTAAGAGCCTGACTCACACTCCCACCCAATTTGGTCTCATGTTggttttggtttatgtttttcCTTTCGGTTACAGAATTAGTCTGCATATAAATTTTCCCACTGCGTCTTTCTCGAGCAGATAAGTTCCTCGCCGTTTCACTCAACAAATTTCCAGTGGCCGACATAAACTTGTAGTTTCAAGTGCCACCAGAGCTGGCAGTGACACGAGAAGGGCACTCTGCTAAGTCTATTCTCTTTTTCTTATTAATATCATTTGTTCTGGTCGCTTCTCTTTCCTTTAGCCTAGACTCTGCAGCTTGGTGCTTTGATCCCTTGCAATGCGTCTACGTGTGCATAAACAAAGTCTTACCCATTATGCATTACCAAAAGTTATTTCATTCCAAAAAAATTCTGAACGAGAAAGTCTTGaaaattaaattttcaaaattcaatccataaaactaaaaaaaacaaaaaactcaaTGAACACCTACGCAGCTGTAGCTAGACTTCCCCCTccatttatttatattatatatatatatatttaattattttgagggGAAAACAACATATATAAATCCTGTTAAATGTTTCTCTTAAATTAGGGGCAATTATTCCAAATTAAAAAACAATATATCAATCACAGAATCCTTCAAaattcaagaattcaaagcttcTAGTGTGACAGTGCTTGAAATTATGTTTTTAACTATCAATATGGAAGACGAatcaaagagagaaagagagagacttACAGGGAACATGAGGGGGGAATCGAGGATAGGAGAGTGGGGGCAGACGAGGCAAGCAAATTTTCCGTTAGAGAGCTTCTTGAATGAAGAGCCATCGGGGGATTCCACCAGCAGATCCTCTACTCGCCTCTTCCGGAACTGCGCTTCTTTCCCCCAGCTATCACCCCCGAACACGCTCATCTCTTCTCCTTCGACcaacttatttctattttatattttagttttttttctaaAGGAATTATAACTTTTTGTCCATGtgtttttttaaaatcaatttgcatatttgtatattgtgttttaacaatttattttttaaCTCACTATT
The genomic region above belongs to Humulus lupulus chromosome 1, drHumLupu1.1, whole genome shotgun sequence and contains:
- the LOC133797915 gene encoding uncharacterized protein LOC133797915 — encoded protein: MSVFGGDSWGKEAQFRKRRVEDLLVESPDGSSFKKLSNGKFACLVCPHSPILDSPLMFPTHCKGSKHQAAESRLKEREATRTNDINKKKRIDLAECPSRGNLLSETARNLSARERRSGKIYMQTNSVTERKNINQNQHETKLGGSVSQALTVETTSDSHLDIGVSSFPNAALASKEAVEQWCLDYRERKERELKFTAAGWKRDCHGKWYKDESAEFDSDEEDPNVCLG